The Akkermansia muciniphila genome contains a region encoding:
- a CDS encoding ABC transporter ATP-binding protein, with protein sequence MLSVRNLSASFHTRAGIVRAVRNVSFDVAPGETLGIVGESGSGKSVTCYSMMGLIPTPPGRIESGSALLDGTDLLHCPEKELRSIRGKRISMIFQDPMTSLNPYLTIGDQVAEPLIIHEGAGRKEARDRALEQLNLVGIPDAEQRMDAYPHQFSGGMRQRVMIAMALITRPEILIADEPTTALDVTVQKQVLDLIRKLQRDMGTSVILITHDLGVVRRYADRINVMYAGRIVESAPAEELLEHPRHAYTRALMKSIPGLHAKGAPLYTIPGLPPNMMQEPCGCSFRPRNTLGNPELCLTDREPELAELSPEHWVQNCPGCLA encoded by the coding sequence TGACGTAGCTCCCGGAGAAACGCTCGGCATCGTGGGAGAATCCGGGTCCGGAAAATCCGTCACCTGCTACTCCATGATGGGGCTCATCCCCACGCCCCCGGGCCGCATTGAAAGCGGCTCCGCCCTGCTGGACGGCACAGACCTGCTCCACTGCCCGGAAAAGGAGCTCCGCTCCATCCGCGGCAAGCGCATCTCCATGATCTTCCAGGACCCCATGACTTCCCTGAATCCATACCTGACCATTGGAGACCAGGTGGCGGAGCCCCTCATCATCCATGAAGGGGCGGGCAGGAAAGAAGCGCGTGACCGCGCACTGGAACAGCTTAACCTGGTGGGAATCCCGGACGCGGAACAGCGCATGGACGCCTACCCGCATCAATTCTCCGGAGGCATGCGCCAGCGCGTCATGATCGCCATGGCCCTCATCACCAGGCCGGAAATCCTCATTGCGGATGAACCCACCACCGCCCTGGACGTCACCGTGCAAAAGCAGGTGCTGGACCTCATCCGGAAACTCCAGCGGGACATGGGCACCTCCGTCATCCTTATCACGCATGACCTGGGCGTAGTGCGCCGGTACGCGGACCGCATCAACGTCATGTACGCGGGCCGCATCGTGGAAAGCGCTCCAGCAGAGGAACTGTTGGAACATCCCCGCCATGCCTACACCAGGGCACTGATGAAATCCATCCCCGGACTCCACGCCAAGGGAGCCCCCCTGTATACGATCCCGGGCCTGCCCCCCAACATGATGCAGGAGCCCTGCGGATGCAGTTTCCGCCCCAGGAACACCCTCGGAAACCCGGAACTCTGCCTCACGGACCGGGAACCGGAGCTGGCGGAGCTATCCCCGGAACACTGGGTGCAGAACTGCCCGGGCTGCCTGGCTTAA